The window GGAGAGAGAAACCGTACGCAGTCGCCCAGATAGCCGCCGAGAGTGAGAGAATCGCGAACGGTAACCGAACGCGACGAGAGTAGAGTCGAAACCGCCCCAGGACGACGACCGAGACCACACCTGCGAGGATGCCTGCAGCGAACAGGGCATACACGTATGGTGACAGTCCGAGGTTGGTCATGAGTGGGGTGTGGAACACATCTGTAACTCTCGTCCGTTCAGTCATCTCCGATGAATATCACATCGGTGCGACAGTACACGTGACTCGTGTCCGTGACTTAAGCAGTTCGTCCCAGATATCGATTCTGATACTACTCGTCCGAGAACTACACTCGCTATTTACGCAGAGAGAATTTCGCTATCGAGAGAGTGTCTCGTGACTCCTCACACAGTTATCGATAGTTAAACTACTCACTCACGAAGGGTCGCCTTCGCATTCTTGTCTATTAACCTACATTATATCCAAACGGCCCGAACGCTTAATCGGGATGGATACAGAACCACCAGTAGATGCCGCTCGACCCAAGACATCACGACGTTGCAGAACTCCACCACGCTGTCGATGGAAGGAGCGATGCGTCGTTCGATTGGGTCGACGACCCTGTGGACCACACCTGGCGCGAGACCGTCTACCACCGGCTCCTCGCGACGACGGCGATGATAACCTCAGACGGCGACGTGTACCTCGAATCAATTCCACGGACACCGCGCGCCGAGAACGTACTCCTCGACTGGTGTGTCCACCTCGTCGAACGTCTCGGTGGGCGCGGGGCACTCCTCATGGTCTCGTACTACCGAGACATCG is drawn from Haloferax litoreum and contains these coding sequences:
- a CDS encoding FlaD/FlaE family flagellar protein — translated: MPLDPRHHDVAELHHAVDGRSDASFDWVDDPVDHTWRETVYHRLLATTAMITSDGDVYLESIPRTPRAENVLLDWCVHLVERLGGRGALLMVSYYRDIGWIGDDPHDTIHERILSFTVPSDFEDAPTEEDHVQSLSYIARLASMDDEDD